Proteins found in one Paenibacillus borealis genomic segment:
- a CDS encoding M20 family metallopeptidase, which produces MTDWKSKVLEAIDAEQDKLLELCSQLIRFPSENPPGDSREISAFIIDYLKEAGIDTRVHPATDTMLNLVSTLGTGSELPSGKNLIFCGHTDVVPAGDRSRWDFDPFSGDIVDGYLLGRGASDMKAGLAGLIYVTALLSKLGVPLKGDLSLLIVPDEETGGHLGVPWVLERGLITGTAAVIAEPSGPLNPTIGQKGSCWFEFTVEGTPGHGSLSPVVGDSAIVKAAKGIEALQRLWDIKVDIPDEVKEIIRISQDYVKEREQDGSIAYQVFDHVTVNIGTIQGGTKVNVVADRCTIQVDSRVPFGVDYRDVLDRARSLLLEAGIESEVKGFGFQGNANWTSNEEPVVSDLVESICEVSGEEAYGVLQWASSDARHFRTHNIPVLQYGPAELSTIHNFNEKAPVWQIIQCAKVYALTALKYLGVEDTEN; this is translated from the coding sequence ATGACTGACTGGAAAAGCAAGGTACTGGAGGCGATAGATGCTGAGCAGGATAAGCTGCTGGAGCTGTGCTCACAGCTGATCCGTTTCCCCTCGGAGAATCCGCCTGGAGATTCGCGCGAGATCAGCGCCTTTATCATTGATTATCTGAAGGAAGCGGGTATAGATACCCGTGTCCATCCGGCAACAGATACGATGCTGAATCTTGTTTCTACACTGGGTACAGGGTCTGAACTGCCATCCGGCAAAAATCTGATTTTCTGCGGACATACAGATGTCGTTCCTGCCGGAGACCGCTCGCGCTGGGATTTCGATCCGTTCAGCGGCGATATCGTTGACGGCTATCTGCTGGGCAGAGGCGCCTCCGATATGAAAGCCGGCCTGGCCGGGCTGATCTATGTGACTGCACTTCTGTCCAAGCTTGGCGTACCGCTAAAGGGCGATTTATCTCTCCTGATCGTGCCGGATGAAGAAACCGGCGGCCATCTGGGTGTGCCTTGGGTGCTGGAACGCGGCCTCATTACCGGAACGGCGGCGGTTATCGCCGAGCCATCAGGCCCGCTGAACCCGACGATCGGGCAAAAGGGCAGCTGCTGGTTCGAATTCACCGTCGAAGGCACGCCGGGTCACGGCAGCCTTTCGCCAGTGGTCGGAGACAGCGCGATTGTCAAAGCAGCTAAAGGTATTGAGGCTTTGCAGCGTCTATGGGATATCAAAGTCGATATTCCCGATGAAGTGAAGGAGATTATCCGCATTTCGCAGGATTATGTGAAGGAGCGCGAACAGGACGGCTCGATCGCCTATCAGGTATTCGATCATGTGACGGTGAATATCGGAACGATCCAGGGCGGAACTAAGGTGAATGTAGTGGCGGACCGCTGCACGATCCAGGTTGATTCCCGTGTACCGTTCGGTGTAGACTACCGCGATGTGCTTGACCGTGCCCGTTCCCTGCTGCTGGAGGCAGGTATTGAATCTGAAGTGAAGGGCTTCGGCTTCCAGGGCAACGCCAACTGGACCTCGAATGAGGAGCCGGTCGTCAGCGATCTGGTGGAGAGCATCTGTGAAGTCAGCGGGGAAGAGGCTTACGGTGTGCTGCAATGGGCCTCCAGTGATGCCCGCCATTTCCGCACGCATAACATTCCTGTACTGCAATACGGCCCGGCCGAGCTGTCGACGATTCATAACTTTAACGAGAAGGCACCGGTCTGGCAGATTATCCAATGCGCGAAAGTATATGCCCTGACGGCACTTAAATATCTGGGCGTGGAAGATACAGAGAACTAG
- the spoIIAA gene encoding anti-sigma F factor antagonist encodes MNSHVEMEHHRGVLIVRLSGELDHHAADYVRMDMDEAIMRGQVEHLILSLKELQFMDSSGLGVILGRYKLIRSKGGKMAVCDATAPVKRLLEMSGLFKIMPLYDDESAALSDLEVAL; translated from the coding sequence ATGAATTCTCATGTGGAGATGGAGCATCACCGGGGTGTGCTGATTGTCCGTTTGTCTGGCGAACTGGATCATCACGCAGCCGATTATGTACGTATGGATATGGATGAAGCGATTATGCGGGGCCAGGTGGAGCATCTGATTCTTAGCCTGAAGGAGCTGCAGTTCATGGATAGCTCCGGGCTCGGAGTCATTCTGGGAAGGTACAAGCTGATTCGCAGTAAGGGCGGCAAGATGGCAGTCTGCGATGCCACCGCACCCGTGAAGCGCCTGCTGGAAATGTCGGGCCTGTTCAAGATCATGCCCCTATATGACGACGAGAGCGCTGCACTCTCGGATTTGGAGGTTGCGTTATGA
- a CDS encoding ABC transporter ATP-binding protein, translated as MSTILEVRNLKKHYPIRKGFFSKQVGAVKAVDGITLSVQQGETLAVVGESGCGKSTTGRAILRLIEPTEGEIMFNGTDVRALSTEQLRRFRTDMQMVFQDPYASLDPRWTVQRILEEPLRTHESAPASELKSRVEQLMEVVGLSPYQAHRFPHEFSGGQRQRIGIARALALNPKFIVCDEPVSALDVSIQAQVLNLMQDLQEQYGLTYMFISHDLSVVKFISDRVAVMYLGRIVELAPTRSLFAKPLHPYTQALMSAVPVPNPGVKKQRIVLTGDVPNPETPPSGCAFHPRCPYAMDRCKSEAPVLRELDSGHQVSCHLY; from the coding sequence ATGAGCACAATCCTTGAAGTCCGCAACCTGAAGAAGCATTATCCGATCCGCAAAGGCTTCTTCTCCAAGCAGGTCGGCGCTGTAAAAGCAGTAGACGGCATTACGTTATCCGTCCAGCAGGGGGAGACACTTGCGGTGGTCGGTGAATCCGGCTGCGGCAAATCGACCACCGGCCGGGCCATCCTGCGGCTGATTGAGCCGACGGAAGGCGAGATTATGTTTAACGGCACCGATGTGCGCGCTCTTAGTACCGAACAGCTGCGCAGGTTCCGTACCGATATGCAAATGGTGTTCCAGGACCCTTATGCTTCGCTCGACCCGCGCTGGACCGTCCAGCGCATACTGGAGGAGCCGCTTCGTACACACGAGTCCGCTCCGGCCAGTGAGCTCAAAAGCCGGGTAGAGCAGCTGATGGAAGTGGTGGGCTTGTCCCCCTATCAAGCCCACCGCTTTCCCCATGAATTCTCCGGCGGCCAGCGGCAGCGGATCGGGATTGCCCGGGCGCTTGCACTGAATCCGAAGTTCATTGTCTGTGACGAGCCGGTATCGGCACTGGATGTCTCGATCCAGGCCCAGGTGCTGAATCTGATGCAGGATCTGCAGGAGCAATACGGCCTTACCTATATGTTCATTTCCCATGACCTGTCCGTTGTGAAATTTATCAGCGACCGGGTGGCAGTGATGTACCTCGGACGGATCGTCGAGCTGGCACCGACCAGGTCGCTGTTCGCGAAGCCGCTGCATCCGTATACGCAGGCGCTGATGTCGGCGGTCCCGGTGCCGAATCCGGGAGTGAAGAAGCAGCGGATTGTCCTGACCGGTGACGTTCCGAACCCGGAGACACCGCCGAGCGGCTGCGCCTTCCATCCGCGTTGTCCTTACGCCATGGACCGCTGCAAGAGTGAGGCTCCGGTGCTGCGCGAGCTGGATTCGGGCCATCAGGTCTCGTGCCATTTATATTAA
- a CDS encoding ABC transporter substrate-binding protein translates to MKRVKLLSTLVAFSVMLAGCASSANPQTPAATTAASGTTGTAAPAAKSNLTVAYSEGGTTLDPAEANDLTSDTLVLAAYDQLVTYGIKTENGTSIANTEDIQPMLAESWEVNADNTVYTFKLKSGVSFQSGNPVDAEAVAYSFDRVAKSSSGSFLYGMAAIKSVAVKDASTVEVTLTNANHNFLQILAMYTFSIVDQKTVEAQGADYLKTNAAGSGPFTLEKWDPATEAVFTANESYWQGAPNLSKVTLKFTKEASNRVLLLDKGDVDMAIEIPPKDVASLQSNTDLTVASNASNRILFFAMNNKVKPFDNVKVRQAINYAIPYDELLSGVMYGQAKQMKSSVASNTPGFTDAGYVYEHNLDKAKELLTEAGYPDGFTFDFTLGSGFDDWEDDAVLIQAELAKIGVTMNINKLARAQFLEQQKTNNLTSYISKWTSFVNDPGYHLGFLLYGKGSSNYINYSNAEVDKLWDEANLETDAAKRTALYEQAQEIITTEAPWAYLYEYNRIVGMSNKISGYAFYPDEVIRFYPLSITE, encoded by the coding sequence ATGAAAAGAGTTAAACTATTGTCCACACTCGTCGCTTTTTCAGTAATGCTTGCCGGATGCGCCAGCAGCGCCAATCCGCAGACACCTGCTGCCACTACGGCAGCTTCAGGAACTACAGGGACGGCTGCTCCCGCTGCCAAGTCAAATCTGACGGTTGCTTATTCCGAGGGCGGCACTACGCTCGACCCCGCAGAAGCTAACGATCTGACCTCCGATACACTTGTGCTTGCCGCTTATGATCAGCTGGTCACCTACGGCATCAAAACCGAAAATGGCACAAGCATCGCCAACACCGAAGACATTCAGCCCATGCTGGCAGAGAGCTGGGAAGTGAACGCTGATAACACGGTGTACACCTTCAAGCTGAAATCCGGCGTGAGCTTCCAGAGCGGCAATCCGGTGGATGCCGAGGCGGTTGCGTACTCTTTTGACCGCGTGGCTAAATCAAGCTCCGGCAGCTTCCTCTATGGAATGGCGGCGATCAAGTCCGTTGCGGTGAAAGACGCTTCCACCGTTGAAGTTACACTGACTAATGCCAATCATAATTTCCTGCAGATTCTGGCGATGTACACCTTCTCCATCGTGGATCAAAAGACCGTAGAAGCACAGGGTGCAGACTACCTCAAGACGAATGCTGCCGGCTCCGGCCCGTTCACGCTTGAGAAGTGGGACCCGGCGACCGAAGCTGTCTTCACGGCTAATGAGAGCTACTGGCAGGGTGCGCCTAACCTCAGCAAAGTAACCCTGAAATTCACCAAAGAAGCCTCTAACCGCGTACTGCTGCTGGATAAAGGCGATGTAGATATGGCGATCGAGATTCCTCCGAAGGATGTAGCCTCCCTGCAGAGCAATACGGACCTGACCGTCGCCTCCAATGCGAGCAACCGGATTCTGTTCTTCGCAATGAACAATAAGGTTAAACCTTTTGACAATGTAAAAGTCCGCCAGGCGATCAACTATGCGATTCCTTATGATGAGCTGCTGAGCGGGGTAATGTACGGCCAGGCCAAGCAGATGAAGAGCTCTGTGGCGAGCAACACGCCGGGCTTCACCGATGCAGGCTACGTATATGAGCACAACCTGGATAAAGCTAAGGAGCTGCTTACAGAGGCCGGCTATCCGGACGGGTTTACCTTTGACTTCACGCTTGGCTCCGGTTTCGATGACTGGGAGGATGATGCGGTCCTGATTCAGGCGGAGCTGGCCAAAATCGGTGTAACCATGAACATCAACAAGCTGGCCCGCGCCCAGTTCCTGGAGCAGCAGAAGACCAATAATCTCACCTCTTATATCTCCAAATGGACATCATTCGTCAATGATCCAGGCTATCACCTCGGATTCCTGCTGTACGGCAAAGGCTCTTCCAACTACATCAACTATTCAAATGCTGAAGTAGACAAGCTGTGGGATGAGGCGAACCTGGAGACAGACGCAGCGAAACGGACAGCACTCTATGAGCAGGCACAGGAAATCATTACAACAGAAGCACCTTGGGCTTATCTGTACGAATACAACCGCATTGTCGGCATGAGCAACAAGATCAGCGGCTACGCCTTCTATCCGGATGAAGTTATCCGTTTCTATCCGCTATCGATTACTGAATAA
- a CDS encoding ABC transporter ATP-binding protein — protein sequence MTELLEVSGLCTEFQTAAGTIRAVDGISLSVRKGETLGIVGESGCGKSITSLSIMQLLPKRISRIASGHIRFEGKDMLEMSMKEVRGIRGNRIAMIFQEPMTSLNPVFKIGRQISESARYHLKLSKKEAAERAVEMLRKVGIPRPEKIAQQYAHQLSGGMRQRVMIAMAMVCNPQLLIADEPTTALDVTIQAQILDLMRELQEKEGMSILMITHDLGVVAEMCDRVVIMYAGQIVEETDVATLYSNPLHPYTRGLLASLPQLAGDEDRLSSIPGQVPNPANLPSGCRFAPRCPVAVERCSEKLPELLEVQPGHTCRCILQQEGVI from the coding sequence ATGACAGAACTGCTGGAAGTATCAGGGCTATGCACCGAATTTCAAACAGCGGCCGGAACGATCCGCGCGGTGGACGGCATCAGTCTGTCAGTGCGCAAAGGGGAGACGCTGGGAATAGTCGGCGAATCCGGCTGCGGCAAAAGCATCACCTCACTGTCAATTATGCAGCTTCTGCCCAAGCGGATCAGCCGGATCGCCTCCGGCCACATCCGGTTTGAAGGCAAGGATATGCTGGAGATGTCGATGAAGGAGGTTCGCGGCATCCGGGGCAACCGGATTGCGATGATTTTTCAGGAGCCGATGACCTCGCTGAATCCGGTATTTAAGATCGGCCGCCAGATTTCCGAATCTGCACGTTACCATCTGAAGCTGAGCAAGAAGGAAGCGGCGGAGCGGGCGGTGGAGATGCTGCGCAAGGTCGGGATTCCCCGGCCGGAAAAGATCGCGCAGCAGTATGCCCATCAGCTCTCCGGAGGCATGCGCCAGCGGGTGATGATCGCGATGGCGATGGTCTGCAATCCCCAGCTGCTGATTGCCGATGAGCCGACAACGGCTCTGGACGTGACGATCCAGGCGCAGATTCTTGATCTGATGCGCGAACTGCAGGAGAAGGAGGGCATGTCCATTCTGATGATCACGCATGATCTTGGCGTAGTCGCCGAGATGTGTGACCGGGTCGTCATTATGTATGCCGGGCAGATCGTGGAGGAGACGGATGTTGCTACCCTGTACAGCAATCCGCTGCATCCGTATACCCGGGGGCTGCTGGCTTCCCTGCCTCAGCTTGCGGGTGACGAGGACCGGCTCAGCTCCATCCCGGGCCAGGTGCCGAATCCGGCTAATCTTCCGTCCGGGTGCCGGTTCGCACCGCGCTGTCCGGTGGCTGTAGAGCGCTGTAGCGAGAAGCTTCCGGAGCTGCTTGAGGTGCAGCCGGGCCACACATGCCGCTGTATCCTGCAGCAGGAGGGAGTCATATGA
- a CDS encoding ABC transporter permease produces the protein MSTAAHSAQGSPAKPAAAAKPRTLLSLLLHNRLAALGLTFILIWTVVAIIAPWLAPHDPYVTDMANKLQAPSGSHWFGTDNFGRDILSRVLYGARISIWTGLIAVSISFVIGVPLGGIAAYYGGRTGTIIMRLMDVLLSFPSLVLSMAIAASIGAGLSSAMIAVGIVGIPEFARLMFGQTVSLREKEYIEASRAIGVKNTVILYRHILPNALAPLMVQATLGMGFAILTASSLSFLGLGVRPPIAEWGAMISEGREYIISGQWWLVTFPGLSIATSILGFNLLGDGFRDVLDPRLRSGK, from the coding sequence GTGAGCACTGCAGCACATTCAGCACAGGGCAGTCCGGCCAAACCCGCTGCGGCGGCTAAACCCCGGACGTTGTTGTCCCTGCTGCTGCATAACCGTCTGGCTGCCCTGGGGCTAACCTTTATTCTGATCTGGACCGTGGTAGCCATTATCGCACCCTGGCTTGCACCGCATGATCCTTATGTTACGGATATGGCGAACAAACTCCAGGCGCCCTCGGGCAGCCACTGGTTCGGAACCGACAACTTCGGGCGGGATATTCTCAGCAGGGTACTGTACGGCGCACGGATCAGTATCTGGACCGGCCTGATTGCCGTCTCGATTTCCTTTGTTATCGGTGTGCCGCTCGGCGGAATTGCCGCTTACTATGGCGGCCGTACCGGAACCATCATCATGCGGCTGATGGATGTACTATTGTCCTTCCCGTCACTGGTCCTGTCGATGGCGATTGCCGCTTCCATTGGAGCAGGTCTCAGCAGTGCGATGATCGCCGTCGGGATTGTCGGCATCCCGGAATTTGCCCGGCTGATGTTCGGGCAGACCGTATCGCTCCGCGAGAAGGAGTATATAGAAGCAAGCCGGGCGATCGGCGTGAAGAATACAGTCATCCTGTACCGCCACATCCTGCCGAATGCCCTGGCTCCGCTGATGGTGCAGGCAACGCTCGGAATGGGCTTCGCCATCCTGACCGCCTCCAGTCTCAGCTTCCTCGGTCTTGGCGTCAGACCCCCGATTGCCGAATGGGGCGCGATGATTTCAGAAGGCCGGGAATACATCATTTCCGGGCAATGGTGGCTGGTTACTTTTCCAGGGTTGTCCATTGCCACTTCCATCTTAGGCTTTAACCTGCTCGGAGACGGTTTCCGGGACGTTCTTGATCCGCGGTTGCGCTCGGGTAAATAG
- the spoIIAB gene encoding anti-sigma F factor, translating into MTNSEARNFMSVQFAALSENESFARVVVAAFVSRLDPTMEELNDLKTVVSEAVTNCIIHGYDSDPAGVVSISASIDFETVHLTIEDQGRGIEDLELAQQPLYTSKPELERSGMGFTIMENFMDEFEVTSEPGRGTSISMKKTIVSKKALYN; encoded by the coding sequence ATGACAAATAGTGAAGCTCGTAACTTCATGAGCGTCCAGTTTGCCGCACTGTCGGAGAATGAATCTTTCGCGCGTGTGGTAGTGGCGGCTTTTGTCTCCAGGCTTGATCCGACTATGGAGGAGCTGAATGACCTGAAGACGGTTGTGTCGGAGGCGGTCACCAACTGCATTATCCACGGGTACGACAGTGATCCTGCAGGAGTTGTCAGCATCTCCGCTTCCATTGATTTTGAAACTGTGCATTTGACGATCGAAGATCAGGGCAGGGGCATTGAGGATCTGGAGCTGGCCCAGCAGCCGCTGTATACCTCCAAGCCGGAGCTGGAGCGGTCCGGTATGGGCTTTACCATTATGGAGAATTTCATGGATGAATTCGAAGTTACCAGTGAACCGGGACGCGGCACATCCATTTCAATGAAGAAAACCATCGTCTCGAAAAAAGCTTTATACAATTAG
- a CDS encoding RNA 2'-phosphotransferase, whose translation MDYSKLSKEVSYALRHAPWEYELELDEEGFVEIEQLLNALHLEHQWNSVTAADLAKMIEASAKQRHEIVEGKIRALYGHSVPQKIIKKDEIPPPILYHGTARQWVETILTDGLKPMKRQYVHFSVDTETAKLVGGRKDINPVILTIDAGRAAHEGIKFYHGNHNIWLADYIPPEFIAKDIFSSE comes from the coding sequence ATGGATTACTCGAAGCTCAGTAAAGAGGTTTCGTATGCACTGCGCCACGCGCCTTGGGAGTATGAACTGGAATTAGATGAAGAGGGCTTTGTAGAGATAGAACAGTTATTAAATGCATTGCACCTTGAGCATCAATGGAATTCAGTAACTGCAGCTGATCTTGCTAAGATGATAGAGGCATCAGCTAAACAACGGCATGAGATTGTGGAGGGCAAAATAAGAGCGCTATATGGTCACTCAGTACCTCAAAAAATAATAAAGAAGGATGAAATCCCTCCCCCAATTCTGTACCATGGAACAGCCAGACAATGGGTGGAAACGATTCTGACGGATGGCCTTAAACCGATGAAAAGACAGTACGTTCATTTCTCGGTTGATACCGAAACGGCCAAACTGGTTGGAGGGCGGAAAGATATCAATCCTGTGATCTTAACAATCGACGCCGGGCGGGCAGCACACGAGGGGATCAAGTTCTACCACGGCAATCATAATATCTGGTTAGCGGACTACATTCCGCCTGAATTCATTGCAAAGGATATATTCAGTTCCGAGTAA
- a CDS encoding D-alanyl-D-alanine carboxypeptidase family protein encodes MFRRGTIVRKIRYVTLALCIAVSVLGGASGAFAEEKAKGTANTGNTGSIAAADLAPGARSAILMDASTGTIIYEKNSHDKLPPASITKIMTMLLTVEALDEGRLQLTDKVRTSEYAASMGGSQIFLEPGEEMTVDEMLKGIAMASGNDASVAMAEKIAGSESAFVDLMNQKAEALGLKDTHFANCNGLPAANHYSSAHDIAVISQELLKHERIIKYTGSYQDYLRKDSAKPFWLVNTNKLVRFYTGADGLKTGYTAEAKFCLSATAARDGLRAVAVVLGEPNTKTRNSEVSAMFDYLFSQYKLHTIHKAGDTIGTVKIEKGVKTELPLTAKETYSVLLKKGITQEGIRHELVLEENLKAPVAADQTVGKLVVYQGTDVLKEYELKAGEDVAKAGWWKLFKRTTGSLFTID; translated from the coding sequence ATGTTCAGGAGGGGAACCATTGTGAGAAAAATTCGTTATGTTACGCTTGCACTGTGCATCGCTGTTTCGGTTCTGGGAGGGGCTTCAGGCGCTTTTGCTGAGGAAAAAGCCAAAGGTACTGCCAATACCGGCAATACCGGAAGCATTGCGGCCGCTGACCTCGCACCGGGGGCCCGCTCTGCCATTCTTATGGATGCCAGTACGGGCACGATCATCTACGAGAAGAACAGCCATGATAAGCTGCCGCCGGCCAGTATTACCAAAATTATGACCATGCTGCTGACCGTGGAAGCGCTGGATGAAGGCAGGCTGCAGCTGACCGACAAAGTGCGGACGAGTGAGTATGCCGCGTCGATGGGCGGTTCACAGATTTTTCTGGAGCCGGGTGAGGAAATGACTGTGGATGAAATGCTGAAGGGCATCGCGATGGCTTCGGGCAATGATGCTTCTGTAGCCATGGCGGAGAAAATCGCCGGCTCGGAGAGCGCTTTTGTCGATCTGATGAATCAGAAAGCTGAAGCCTTAGGTCTGAAGGACACCCACTTCGCCAACTGCAATGGACTGCCGGCTGCGAATCATTATTCTTCCGCGCATGACATCGCCGTAATCAGCCAGGAGCTGCTGAAGCATGAGCGGATTATCAAGTATACCGGCTCTTATCAGGATTACCTGCGCAAGGATTCAGCCAAGCCGTTCTGGCTGGTCAATACGAACAAGCTGGTGCGCTTCTATACAGGTGCTGACGGCCTGAAGACGGGGTATACGGCTGAAGCGAAATTCTGCCTGTCTGCAACTGCGGCCAGAGACGGGCTGCGCGCTGTCGCGGTTGTGCTGGGGGAGCCGAATACCAAAACACGCAACAGTGAAGTGTCGGCGATGTTCGATTACCTCTTTTCCCAATATAAGCTGCATACGATTCACAAGGCGGGGGACACCATCGGCACAGTGAAGATTGAGAAGGGCGTGAAGACGGAGCTGCCGCTGACGGCGAAGGAAACTTACAGTGTATTACTCAAAAAAGGAATTACCCAGGAGGGCATCCGGCATGAGCTGGTGCTGGAAGAGAATCTGAAGGCTCCGGTGGCCGCAGATCAGACTGTCGGCAAGCTGGTTGTATACCAGGGAACAGACGTCCTGAAGGAATATGAGCTGAAAGCAGGCGAGGATGTAGCCAAGGCAGGCTGGTGGAAGCTGTTCAAGCGTACAACCGGATCGCTTTTTACGATTGATTAG
- a CDS encoding acyltransferase family protein encodes MEKRRELWIDAAKGFSIIFVVMGHSGDAAANHYLSWFRMPLFFQLSGLVFKPVDPGRYLGWAARRTKGLMTPYFAYGLLIAVVLLLFSFNIRGFAENMARLLYGGLSLTGPYGVFWFITCLLFTQLLFGYIVRYSRRIQLLLLTSAYLVSHLISLTALKNFNLPWNIDVALLAVTYYAIGFYGKQAIPALISRYSALLVLLPLSALVLLLERTGIIHYSLNMKYKEYESLLLDLAVPLLISLTICAAVYQLARLIPLGWMGSLGRNTITIMYLHLPLNYSLKYLLGADYGLVPFTLIGVIVPLLAAKWAVRYPVLSRFYLGKAGGVPPAKRTGKAASVSSNG; translated from the coding sequence GTGGAAAAACGACGTGAATTATGGATTGATGCAGCCAAGGGCTTCAGTATTATTTTTGTAGTCATGGGCCATTCCGGTGATGCGGCAGCGAATCATTATCTGTCCTGGTTTAGGATGCCATTGTTCTTTCAGCTAAGCGGGCTGGTGTTTAAACCGGTCGATCCCGGGCGATATCTGGGCTGGGCGGCGAGACGGACCAAAGGGCTGATGACTCCCTATTTTGCCTATGGCCTCCTGATTGCTGTGGTGCTGCTGCTGTTCAGCTTCAATATAAGAGGGTTTGCCGAAAATATGGCGAGGCTGCTCTACGGCGGACTATCCCTTACCGGTCCTTACGGGGTATTCTGGTTCATCACCTGCCTGCTGTTTACGCAATTGCTCTTTGGATACATCGTCAGATATTCCCGCAGAATACAACTTCTCCTGCTCACCTCCGCCTACCTGGTCTCCCATTTGATCTCTCTGACCGCGCTTAAGAATTTCAATCTTCCCTGGAACATCGATGTTGCACTGCTCGCTGTTACGTATTATGCGATCGGGTTCTATGGTAAACAAGCCATACCAGCGCTAATCAGCCGTTATTCGGCCTTGCTGGTGCTGCTCCCTTTGTCTGCACTTGTGCTGCTGCTGGAACGGACAGGCATCATTCACTACAGTCTGAACATGAAGTATAAGGAGTATGAGTCGCTGCTGCTGGATCTGGCTGTTCCGCTGCTGATTTCTTTGACGATCTGCGCAGCGGTCTACCAGCTTGCAAGGCTGATTCCGCTGGGCTGGATGGGCAGCCTTGGACGGAATACCATCACCATTATGTATCTGCATTTGCCTCTGAATTACAGTCTTAAATACCTGCTTGGCGCGGATTACGGGCTGGTGCCATTCACTTTAATTGGAGTCATTGTGCCGCTGCTTGCCGCCAAGTGGGCTGTGCGCTACCCGGTATTATCGAGGTTCTACCTTGGGAAAGCGGGCGGCGTTCCTCCGGCTAAGCGGACGGGCAAGGCTGCCTCTGTCTCTAGTAATGGATGA
- the sigF gene encoding RNA polymerase sporulation sigma factor SigF yields MDAESKKAPPTYLDDAEVKRLIALSQAGDNTARDTLVNCNIRLVWSVVQRFMNRGYEPDDLFQIGCIGLLKSVDKFDLSYEVKFSTYAVPMIIGEIQRFLRDDGTLKVSRSLKEMANKVRKMKDEMSKTLDRLPTIGEVAEALGVTPEEIVFAQEANKPPTSIHETVFENDGDPITLIDQIADESQERWFDKLALNEAIGALTERERLIVYLRYYRDQTQSEVASRLGISQVQVSRLEKKILANIREQIAQ; encoded by the coding sequence ATGGATGCAGAGTCAAAAAAAGCTCCGCCGACCTATTTGGACGATGCGGAGGTCAAACGTCTAATCGCGCTCAGTCAAGCCGGGGATAATACGGCCCGCGACACGCTGGTCAATTGCAATATCCGCCTCGTCTGGTCAGTGGTGCAGCGGTTTATGAACCGTGGGTATGAACCTGATGATTTGTTCCAGATCGGCTGTATCGGACTGCTGAAGTCCGTTGATAAATTCGACCTCAGCTATGAGGTTAAGTTCTCCACCTATGCGGTGCCGATGATTATCGGCGAGATCCAGCGGTTCCTCCGCGATGACGGCACGCTCAAGGTCAGCCGTTCGCTGAAGGAAATGGCCAATAAGGTGCGCAAGATGAAGGATGAAATGTCCAAAACGCTCGACCGCCTGCCGACCATCGGCGAAGTGGCGGAGGCGCTGGGCGTGACACCCGAAGAAATTGTCTTCGCCCAGGAAGCTAACAAGCCGCCGACTTCGATCCACGAGACGGTCTTCGAGAATGACGGCGATCCGATCACCCTGATCGACCAGATCGCCGACGAGTCGCAGGAGCGCTGGTTCGACAAGCTTGCCTTGAACGAGGCCATAGGCGCCTTAACCGAGCGCGAGCGCCTGATTGTCTACCTGCGTTACTACCGCGACCAGACCCAGTCCGAAGTCGCCAGCCGCCTCGGCATCTCGCAGGTTCAGGTGTCGAGGCTGGAGAAGAAGATCCTCGCGAACATCCGCGAGCAGATCGCGCAGTAA